TTTGTCGACCGGGGATATGGTCTGGAACACGCCAGCCCCTCCGGCCACATCCGCGCCTGCGATCCGATTCCGGATCCCTGTGTCGCGGAACCGCGCAAGATAGCTCTCCAATTTGCCGATATTGCTGTCGAGCTGGCTCATGCCTTGTCCTCCATATGGTCGCGGATGTTTCCGAATTTGGGCGAGAGCTCAGCGTCGATGTCGCGCATCTCCGCTGAGAGCGCGATGGGGCGGCTCTCCATCGCGGTGCGGGCAAAATCGCAAAGCACAGAAAATACGCGCGCAGTGGCGTCTTTCTTGACCGCCTGGCTGCGCCCGGCACGCAGGCGGATGGACAGGTCAATGAACCCGTGCGCCGGATTGCCATCCGCCATCGCCACATGGTCCACCCGAACAGCCCGAACACGGATCCCGGCGGTGGGAAAGGTCTCGATCTGCGCCGCTTCGGCACGGAGTGCCTCGCAGAGTGCCGTCATGTCCAACGCCTCCTCAAGGTTGGCAGAATATTCGATCTGGAAATGCGGCATCACGGGATCCTGTGTGGTATTGGCGATGTATTACTTATCAAGTTAAGTAAAAAGACGCCTGTGTCAATGTTGTGATCCACCAATCCGCCGTTCCGGCAAAATGATGCCTTCGGCGCACCAGCTGTCAAAAATCTCCAACACTTTGTCAGCGAAGTCGGCATCATTGATGTGGCTGTCGATGCGATGCGCGGCGACATGCGCGGGTAGTCTTGCCTCAAGCTCCGCCAGGAAGGTCGCCAAACCGGCACTGTCATGGAGGTCGGCACCCTCCCGATCCCATTCTCCCAGCCCTCGTTCAGGCAGTATCATGGCGACGGGGCCGGTAGCGGTTGCCAGCTGCGTCGCATGGGCCTGCGCGACCTGCCGCCGCTCCTCCGTGTTGAGCACAACCGAGGTCAGCAGGCGATTATGCGCATGGGTGGGATGGTCGGCCCATTTCTCCGCAACCGGTTGCCAGCCAACCACATCAACGAGATCATAGCAGCCAGGCGCCACGATCTGCGGTGTACCTATGAGACCCGCATTGGTCAGCCGATCCGCTCCGGCGGAGATGGCTGATCCGTGGATCTGGTTTCCCAGTTCCTGCGTGCAGAAGTCAAACACGCAGGCAAAGGCCCGCTGCCGTGCGAGGCTTTCAAACGCCCGCCCACCCATGCCTGTGGCGTGAAATACCGCGACCTCAAAACCGCGCGCCTCTAACGCCGGCTTCAGCGGGATCACATATTTCAGCGCGGAGGTGCCAAGGGACATGATCCCGATCAACGGTTTATCCGGGTCCGGCATCTGCACAGCCCGCGCTGCACCGAGAACCGCCCCGGCTGCCTGACTAAGCGAGGCCCTGCACACGGAGTTAAGCCCATATAGCCCCCCCGCCCATAAGATCATCTGGGTATCGGGCGCCAGTCGCTCGGCAGGGATCAGAGGCGAGAAAGCGACCGTAGAGACGATGTATTTAGGCACCCCAAGCGGCAATGCGGAACAGACATCAAGTGCCAGATCGGTGCCCATGGTGCCACCCAGAATAATCACGCCGTCAAAGGCGGCAGCGCTGTGCAGCCGCGCCGCCAGTACGCAGGCACCACGCGCCATGATCTGCATGGCGGTGTTTTCATCCCCGCTGTCGATGGCAGCCTGGATAGAACTGTCACCAGCCGTTGCCACATCATGTTTTGAATAGTCGGTCGGGATCGCAGGATCGCCCAGCACCGAGACATCCATGGTCAGTACCTGGCCGCCCTGCTCGTGGATCACCCCCGCGAGGAAGCTCAACTCATCGTCTTTGGTATCATAGGTGCCGATCACCAGAATGGTTTTATTGGTCATGCCACCCCCTCAGAGTTTCATCCATGCGGTTTTCAGGTTGATATATTTGTCGATGGCGTGGAGCGATTTATCTGCGCCATTTCCGGATTGCCCGACCCCGCCAAGAGGCACCGTTCCGTCTGCTCCGCCATAGGTATTGACGTGCATGACACCGGTTCTCACACCCTGCACCATACGATGCGCCCGGGTCAGCCCGGAAGTCCAAACCGCGCCTGCAAGACCGTAGACCGTGGCATTGGCAATCCGCAGGGCTTCGGCGTCAGTCTCAAATGGCGTGACCGCAAGCACCGGGCCGAAGACCTCCTCTTGTGCCAGAGTTGCATCAGGCGTCACACCGGTGACGATTGTGGGGGCCATGTAGGACCCGCCGGTTTCCGACAACAGACGCTGTCCACCGGTGATGATCTGTCCTCCCTCGACCTCAGCTCTGGCGACAAATTGCAGGTTCCGCGCCAGCTGTGCTTCTGAATTGATCGCGCCGATCTGTGTGTCGAGCCGGAGCGGGTCGCCGACCCGCATCATCTGCGCTGCCTTCGCCACCTCTTCGACAAAGGCGTCATGAATCGAGGCCTCCACCAAAAGCCGCGACCCCGCCACGCAGACCTGACCCGAGTTGCGAAAAATACCAGCGGCGGTGACCTTCGCCGCATCTGCCAGATCCGGCGCGTCGGCAAAGACGATATTGGGGGATTTACCGCCCAGCTCCAGATACACACGTTTCAGATTGGAGCGCGCGGCATACTCCATCAGACGGCGCCCGGTTTGCCCTGATCCGGTGAAGACCAAAACGTCAACATCCATGGAGAGCCCCAGCGCCTCCCCCACCACTGCGCCTTCACCGGTGACCGCATTCATAACACCCGGCGGTAACCCGGCCTCCAATGCCAGTTCCACCATACGCATCAGCGAGAGTGACGCCGTTTCAGACGGCTTCAGAACCACAGAGTTCCCCATCGCCAGCGCTGGCGCCAGCTTCCATGCGCCAATCATCATCGGGAAATTCCAAGGGATGATCGCACCCACGACGCCGACCGGTTCCTTGTGGACCATTCCCAGGACGTCGCTAGAGGTTGGAGCGATCTCGCCATAGATTTTGTCCAGCGCTTCTGCATAGTAGCGGATGGTTGCGGCAGCGGATCCCGGTTCGGCCTTCAGCGCCATCGTGATCTCGGTGCCATTGTCGCGCACCCCCAGAACCGCCAGGTTCAGCGCGTCGGCCTCAATCAGCTCCGCCCATTTCATCAGCACCTTCTTACGCGCGGCCGGAGGTTGTCCGGCCCAGCGACGGTCCTCAAAGGCCGCGCGGGCGGAGGCGATGGCGCGCTCCATATCTGTCACTGTTCCCCGTGCGATCTGGGTCAGCAGCCGCCCGTCAATGGGTGAGAGCACGTCCATCGTCGCCCCATCGGAGGCAGCAACCTGCTGCCCGTCAATCAGATGTGAAAAACACGGCACAGGCTGCGCACGCAGGGTGTCAATTTTGGTTTGGTCCATTGGAGTTACCTTGTCTGGCTGTCGTGCAAATCGTGATCTTCATCCGGTTGATGCAACTGCCATTCCCGCACCAATGCGCGGATATGCAGCGCCAGAACCAAAACGATCAGCGCGAAAAGGATGAAGGAAATCGGGCGGTCGATCATATCCAGTGGTGTCTTGAGTCTGGGCAGGGCCGAGCGCAGCTTGACCTCCATGATGCCGCCCAGAACCATGCCCAGAATGATCGGCACAATCGGCAGGTTCAGGCGTTTGAGGATCAGGCCAAGAACGCCAAACCCTGCGGCGATCATACAATCCGTCAGGGAGTTCCGCAGCGAGTAGACCCCGACAAAGGACAACAGCAGGATCAACACACCCAGAAACCGGGTCGGGATCCGGATAATCCGGGTCAGCAGGTTGGTAGACACCATCAGAAAGGCCACCACGATCACATTCAGCAGTATCAGCGCCAGATAGAGGCCATAGACCAGATCGATATTGTTCTGAAACAGCTGTGGGCCGGGGATGACATTGTGAACATAGAACACTGACAGCATCATGGCGGTCAGAGCCTCGCCCGGAATACCAAGCGCCAGCAGCGGGATCATGGCCGCAGCCGGGACGGCGTTGTTTGCAGCCTCTGAAGCGATCAGCCCTTCGGGAGAGCCTTTGCCAAACAGATCCGGCGTCTTGGAGGTTTTCTGCGCGTAGGTGTAGCTCATGAACTGGGCCGTAAACTCACCAGTGCCGGGGATCATGCCCAAGATCACACCGCAGCCGGAGGCGACCGTGGCAACCCGCTTGTGACGCATCAATTCACGTATGCCTGCACTCATGCGTCCGGACACCGGTTTGGCATCCGGACTGTTGTCCGGTGTCGTAAGCAGAAAAAACGCCTGACTGAGCGCAAAGAGGCCAAGCACGACCACTATCAGATTCACGCCGGAGCTGAGAAAGGTCAGACCAAAAGTGTAGCGCTGGGTATAGGTCACCGCATCCAGGCCGATAGTCTGCAGAAAGATACCAAACATTGCCAACACACCGGCTGCGAATATCTGACCGCGGTGGGCGAGGATCACCAGAACAACCCCAAGAAGCGCCGCCAGAAAGATCTCTCTGGACCCAAACATCGGAGCCACCAGCGCCAACACCGGCGACAACAGGATCAAGCAACCGATGCCAAAGATTCCGCCCCAGAAAGATGCGCTATAAGCCAGCGAAAGTGCACGGTGAGCGTCGCCTTTCTGTGTCATCGGGTGGCCATCGTAAGAGGTGAGCGCATTGACCGCCGTGCCCGGCGTATTGATCAGGACCGCCGGAATTGCACCGCCATACATTGAGGAGCCGTAAATCCCCAGCAGCATCGTCAGCCCTACGATGGGGTCGAATGCGAAGGTCGCAGGCAGAAGGATTGCGATGGCGACCGCAGGCCCGACGCCCGGGATCGCACCAATCACGACGCCGCCGATTGACCCGATCAACAGCGCAGCAACCACGTCCCAGCGTGCTAGCATCTCGGCTCCGGCGAGGAGGTTTTCCATCGAGTGTTCCGTTCAGAAATAGGTCAGCATGACTTGGCGCAGCCCGTCCGGCAGCGCCTCATAAACAAGGCCGGCGGGCAAGTTCACCTTCAGCAGAGTTTTGAACAGCAGCACGATCACCCCTGCAGAAGCTGCCGCACTGGCAAGTGCTGCTGGTCGCCGGTAGCCGGCCCGCAGGGCCAGAGCGACTGCGAAAAGGACCGTGGCCGGAAGATAGCCCGCATATGGGACAGCGGCCGCATAGGCGATAAACCAACCAGCATATTCCAGTGAGGACAGCCAGAGCCAGACCTCCTGCCAGCGACCATGAATACGCTCAGACAGAGCCGAACCAAGCAGGTGAAGTGCCGCAAAACCCGCCATGCCTGTCAGTGAGACCGCAGGCCAGAACCGGGGCTGGGCAAACAGAGGACCACCTTTGCGCCACGCAGTCTGATCGTAAAGTTGCGCCAACAGCAGCAGCGCCACAATGAGGATAATCCAGGCAAACACGATATCGCCCGGTCTGCGATAGCGTTTGAACAAGGCTTGAAGCGTATTGACCCGCGACATTGGTTCCCCCGTCGTCGTGAATGGTCGTCACCGGGCGGTGCCACCGCCCGGCTTCCCGGGACGTGCTTATTCGGAAAGCATTTTCTCAATCCGGGCCATGGTCTCGGTATCGGTCTGAATCTGTGTGACCACTTCCGCCGCTGGCTGCCAGTAAACCGCCGCGCCCGTTTCTGCAGCAAGCGCCTGAGCCCGATCAGACATCACGGTTTCCTGCGCGACGGCAATAATCTTGTCGCGTACATCCTGCGGCGTTTCCTTGTGAACAAACAGCCCATTCCAAAGCGACACATCAAGATCCGGCGCCAGCTCTGCAACGGTCGGCGCCCCGGCGGTCAATGGGATCCGCTCTGAACCGATGGAGGCGAGCACCTTCACATCATCAAGGCAAGGCAGGATCAGCTGCAGCGTGGTGTTGATCACATCCACATCCCCAGAGGCCAATGTGTTGCAGTCCAGCGCATCAAACGCCGCATCCGAAGCGTAAGAAAACCCCATTTCTTTGGCCAAACCCAAAGTCACCTGAGTTGGGACCAGCGGCGCTCCGAAATGACCCAACACCACATCGTTTTCTGCCGCATGAGCCGCCAGTCCGGCGATATCATCATAAGGCGCATCAGCGCCGGCGGCGATTACAAACGGGTAGGTCAGAAAATTGCCCAATGGGACAAATGGATCCGGGCTCAGCTGCGGAATACCGATCTGCGGGCCAACCACCGGGATCGCGATAATAAAGGAGCCGATGGTGTAGCCATCCGCAGGTGCCTCCGCCACAGCAACCGCACCAGGGAATGGCCCACCGCCACCGCCGGGTTTGTTCACAACGGCAGTTGGAACATCATAGGCCGCCGAGAAATCCTCTGCGATCATGCGGGTCAGAACGTCCTCCAGATCGCCGGGCGGCCATGGCACCACAAATTCTACGGGTTTCTCTGGGTATTCGGCATGGACCGCACCAGCAGCAACTGCGGTGACCAAGGCAAGCGCGGTAACAGAGCTTTTGAATTTCGACATGTTTCCCCTCCCTTATATCGGTTCACATATTAAACCGACGTTACGCAAAAAAGGTTGCCTTGCTATCTATCATGTGTCAAATTTTTTCTGACTCCACAGGAACGGTGACCGACGACATGTCCTCTGCAACCAAAACGCTGGCACTTCTGTCGCACTTCTCGGCTGACCATCCGGAAATCGGCCTATCACAGCTGTGCAGGATTGCCGGGCGTGACAAGGCAACCACCTATCGACATCTACAAGCCCTTGAATTAGCTGGATTTGTAGAGCAGAATCCGACGACAAAGCACTATCGACTGGGGCCCGCAATCCTGCAGCTGGCGCAGGTGCGGGAGGCCACTGTCCCCCGCAAGCTTGGTGCTCAA
The nucleotide sequence above comes from Phaeobacter inhibens DSM 16374. Encoded proteins:
- a CDS encoding 5-carboxymethyl-2-hydroxymuconate Delta-isomerase; protein product: MPHFQIEYSANLEEALDMTALCEALRAEAAQIETFPTAGIRVRAVRVDHVAMADGNPAHGFIDLSIRLRAGRSQAVKKDATARVFSVLCDFARTAMESRPIALSAEMRDIDAELSPKFGNIRDHMEDKA
- a CDS encoding Tm-1-like ATP-binding domain-containing protein, with translation MTNKTILVIGTYDTKDDELSFLAGVIHEQGGQVLTMDVSVLGDPAIPTDYSKHDVATAGDSSIQAAIDSGDENTAMQIMARGACVLAARLHSAAAFDGVIILGGTMGTDLALDVCSALPLGVPKYIVSTVAFSPLIPAERLAPDTQMILWAGGLYGLNSVCRASLSQAAGAVLGAARAVQMPDPDKPLIGIMSLGTSALKYVIPLKPALEARGFEVAVFHATGMGGRAFESLARQRAFACVFDFCTQELGNQIHGSAISAGADRLTNAGLIGTPQIVAPGCYDLVDVVGWQPVAEKWADHPTHAHNRLLTSVVLNTEERRQVAQAHATQLATATGPVAMILPERGLGEWDREGADLHDSAGLATFLAELEARLPAHVAAHRIDSHINDADFADKVLEIFDSWCAEGIILPERRIGGSQH
- a CDS encoding aldehyde dehydrogenase family protein; translated protein: MDQTKIDTLRAQPVPCFSHLIDGQQVAASDGATMDVLSPIDGRLLTQIARGTVTDMERAIASARAAFEDRRWAGQPPAARKKVLMKWAELIEADALNLAVLGVRDNGTEITMALKAEPGSAAATIRYYAEALDKIYGEIAPTSSDVLGMVHKEPVGVVGAIIPWNFPMMIGAWKLAPALAMGNSVVLKPSETASLSLMRMVELALEAGLPPGVMNAVTGEGAVVGEALGLSMDVDVLVFTGSGQTGRRLMEYAARSNLKRVYLELGGKSPNIVFADAPDLADAAKVTAAGIFRNSGQVCVAGSRLLVEASIHDAFVEEVAKAAQMMRVGDPLRLDTQIGAINSEAQLARNLQFVARAEVEGGQIITGGQRLLSETGGSYMAPTIVTGVTPDATLAQEEVFGPVLAVTPFETDAEALRIANATVYGLAGAVWTSGLTRAHRMVQGVRTGVMHVNTYGGADGTVPLGGVGQSGNGADKSLHAIDKYINLKTAWMKL
- a CDS encoding tripartite tricarboxylate transporter permease; this encodes MENLLAGAEMLARWDVVAALLIGSIGGVVIGAIPGVGPAVAIAILLPATFAFDPIVGLTMLLGIYGSSMYGGAIPAVLINTPGTAVNALTSYDGHPMTQKGDAHRALSLAYSASFWGGIFGIGCLILLSPVLALVAPMFGSREIFLAALLGVVLVILAHRGQIFAAGVLAMFGIFLQTIGLDAVTYTQRYTFGLTFLSSGVNLIVVVLGLFALSQAFFLLTTPDNSPDAKPVSGRMSAGIRELMRHKRVATVASGCGVILGMIPGTGEFTAQFMSYTYAQKTSKTPDLFGKGSPEGLIASEAANNAVPAAAMIPLLALGIPGEALTAMMLSVFYVHNVIPGPQLFQNNIDLVYGLYLALILLNVIVVAFLMVSTNLLTRIIRIPTRFLGVLILLLSFVGVYSLRNSLTDCMIAAGFGVLGLILKRLNLPIVPIILGMVLGGIMEVKLRSALPRLKTPLDMIDRPISFILFALIVLVLALHIRALVREWQLHQPDEDHDLHDSQTR
- a CDS encoding tripartite tricarboxylate transporter TctB family protein: MSRVNTLQALFKRYRRPGDIVFAWIILIVALLLLAQLYDQTAWRKGGPLFAQPRFWPAVSLTGMAGFAALHLLGSALSERIHGRWQEVWLWLSSLEYAGWFIAYAAAVPYAGYLPATVLFAVALALRAGYRRPAALASAAASAGVIVLLFKTLLKVNLPAGLVYEALPDGLRQVMLTYF
- a CDS encoding tripartite tricarboxylate transporter substrate-binding protein; protein product: MSKFKSSVTALALVTAVAAGAVHAEYPEKPVEFVVPWPPGDLEDVLTRMIAEDFSAAYDVPTAVVNKPGGGGGPFPGAVAVAEAPADGYTIGSFIIAIPVVGPQIGIPQLSPDPFVPLGNFLTYPFVIAAGADAPYDDIAGLAAHAAENDVVLGHFGAPLVPTQVTLGLAKEMGFSYASDAAFDALDCNTLASGDVDVINTTLQLILPCLDDVKVLASIGSERIPLTAGAPTVAELAPDLDVSLWNGLFVHKETPQDVRDKIIAVAQETVMSDRAQALAAETGAAVYWQPAAEVVTQIQTDTETMARIEKMLSE